The following coding sequences are from one Gossypium raimondii isolate GPD5lz chromosome 4, ASM2569854v1, whole genome shotgun sequence window:
- the LOC105779644 gene encoding phospholipid-transporting ATPase 1, protein MDSKTPVENLYSIEPALSSSSRRSNFSARSKSLGGSSIREVNFSDVGPQPVRYGSQGAESDTYSMSQKEINDEDARLVHINDPVNTNERFKFAGNSIRTAKYSILTFLPRNLFEQFHRVAYIYFLVIAVLNQLPQLAVFGRTASILPLAFVLLVTAVKDAYEDYRRHRADRIENNRLALVLVNNEFQQKKWKNIQVGEIIKIQANETIPCDMVLLSTSEPTGVAYVQTINLDGESNLKTRYAKQETLQKIPEKENVSGLIKCEKPNRNIYGFQANMEVDGKRVSLGPSNIILRGCELKNTTWAVGVVVYAGSETKAMLNNSGAPSKRSRLETHMNLEIIFLSLFLVALCTVVSVCAAVWLRRHRDELDYLPFYRRKDFSEDEEKNYNYHGWGLEIFFTFLMSVIVFQIMIPISLYISMELVRVGQAYFMIRDAEMYDESSNTRFQCRALNINEDLGQIKYVFSDKTGTLTENKMEFQCASIWGVDYNGGKATSQDQKDGYFVQADGQVLRPKMVVKTDPELLQFVRNGKETKEGSYVHDFFLALAACNTIVPIIVDTPDPTLRLIDYQGESPDEQALVYAAAAYGFMLIERTSGHIVIDIQGERKRFNVLGLHEFDSDRKRMSVILGFPNQSVKVFVKGADTTMFSVIDRSLNTSIIRATEGHLQSYSSIGLRTLVIGMRELSTSEFEEWHSAFEVASTALMGRARLLRKIASNIESNLCILGASGIEDKLQQGVPEAIESLRTAGIKVWVLTGDKQETAISIGYSSKLLTSKMTQVIVNSNSKESCRKSLEDAIIMSKKLTTMSGTTNETGRTLGSGSTPVALIIDGTSLVYILDSELEERLFELACNCSVVLCCRVAPLQKAGIVSLVKKRTSDMTLAIGDGANDVSMIQMADVGVGISGQEGRQAVMASDFAMGQFRFLVPLLFVHGHWNYQRMGYMILYNFYRNAVFVLVLFWYVLFTGFTLTTAINEWSSVLYSVIYTSVPTIVVGILDKDLSRLTLLKHPQLYGAGHRDECYNKTLFWMTMLDTLYQSVVVFFIPLLAYWGSTIDASSIGDLWTLAVVILVNLHLAMDVIQWNWITHAAIWGSIIATFICVIIIDAIPSLVGYWAIFEIAKTRLFWCCLLAIIVTALIPRFVVKVLYQFYAPCDVQIAREAEKFWAQNQSAAVEVEMSPILDHQRR, encoded by the exons ATGGACTCAAAAACCCCTGTTGAGAATTTGTATAGTATTGAACCTGCCTTAAGTTCCTCATCAAGGAGGAGTAATTTTTCTGCTCGTTCCAAATCTTTGGGAGGGAGTTCGATTAGAGAAGTGAACTTTAGTGATGTGGGACCACAGCCTGTGAGATATGGATCTCAAGGTGCTGAGTCAGATACATATAGCATGTCACAGAAAGAGATCAATGATGAAGATGCTAGGTTGGTACATATAAATGATCCTGTCAACACAAATGAGAGGTTTAAGTTTGCTGGGAATTCCATTCGGACCGCAAAGTACTCAATCCTAACATTTTTGCCTAGGAACTTGTTCGAGCAGTTTCATAGAGTTGCCTATATATACTTCCTTGTGATCGCAGTGCTCAATCAGCTGCCTCAGCTTGCTGTATTCGGCCGTACAGCTTCCATTTTGCCATTGGCATTTGTCCTTCTTGTTACGGCTGTTAAAGACGCATACGAGGACTACAGGCGCCATAGGGCAGACAGGATTGAGAATAATAGGCTAGCATTGGTTTTGGTTAATAATGAATTTCAgcaaaagaaatggaagaacATTCAGGTTGGTGAGATAATCAAGATTCAAGCTAATGAAACTATTCCTTGTGATATGGTTCTACTCTCAACTAGTGAACCGACAGGAGTTGCATACGTGCAGACTATTAATTTGGATGGAGAGTCTAATTTGAAGACACGATATGCCAAACAGGAGACTCTTCAGAAGATTCCGGAAAAGGAAAATGTTTCTGGGTTGATCAAGTGCGAGAAACCCAACAGGAACATATATGGGTTTCAGGCTAACATGGAAGTTGATGGGAAACGAGTGTCCCTTGGTCCCTCTAATATTATACTTCGTGGCTGTGAGCTCAAAAATACTACTTGGGCAGTTGGGGTTGTTGTGTATGCTGGCAGTGAGACCAAAGCAATGCTTAACAACTCAGGGGCTCCATCAAAGAGGAGCCGACTTGAGACCCATATGAACTTGGAGATCATCTTCCTTTCACTGTTTCTTGTTGCTTTGTGTACAGTTGTCTCTGTCTGTGCTGCTGTTTGGTTGAGACGCCACAGGGATGAGTTGGATTACTTGCCCTTTTATAGAAGAAAGGACTTCTCTGaggatgaagaaaaaaattataattatcatgGATGGGGATTGGAAATATTTTTCACATTCCTCATGTCAGTAATTGTGTTTCAGATAATGATTCCTATCTCACTGTATATTTCCATGGAGTTAGTCCGGGTCGGTCAGGCTTACTTTATGATTCGAGATGCTGAGATGTATGATGAGTCTTCAAATACAAGATTTCAGTGTAGGGCTTTGAATATAAATGAGGACTTAGgacaaataaaatatgttttctcTGACAAAACTGGTACGCTTACTGAGAACAAGATGGAATTCCAGTGTGCAAGCATTTGGGGAGTGGATTACAATGGTGGAAAGGCAACTTCACAAGATCAGAAAGATGGCTACTTTGTCCAAg CGGATGGGCAGGTTTTGAGGCCGAAGATGGTAGTAAAGACTGACCCTGAGCTTCTACAATTTGTTAGGAATGGAAAAGAGACAAAAGAAGGCAGTTATGTCCATGATTTCTTCCTTGCACTGGCAGCTTGCAATACTATTGTGCCAATAATTGTGGATACACCTGATCCTACTTTGAGGTTGATAGATTACCAAGGCGAGTCTCCAGATGAACAGGCATTGGTTTATGCTGCTGCAGCATATGGATTTATGCTGATAGAGCGAACCTCTGGCCATATTGTTATTGACATTCAAGGAGAAAGGAAAAG GTTCAATGTTTTGGGTTTGCACGAGTTTGATAGTGATCGGAAGAGGATGTCTGTTATATTGGGGTTCCCAAACCAGTCCGTTAAAGTGTTTGTAAAAGGAGCTGACACAACAATGTTTAGTGTCATAGACAGATCTCTGAATACGAGTATAATTCGTGCAACTGAAGGCCATCTGCAGTCTTACTCCTCAATAGGCTTGAGAACACTTGTCATTGGGATGAGAGAACTGAGTACTTCAGAATTTGAGGAATGGCATTCTGCATTTGAGGTGGCTAGCACTGCTTTAATGGGTAGAGCCAGATTGCTTCGTAAGATTGCAAGCAATATCGAAAGCAATCTTTGCATATTAGGTGCCTCTGGTATCGAAGATAAACTACAGCAAGGAGTTCCAGAAGCCATTGAGTCTCTTAGAACAGCTGGGATCAAAGTATGGGTGTTGACTGGGGACAAGCAAGAAACTGCCATATCAATTGGATACTCCTCAAAGCTGTTGACCAGTAAAATGACACAAGTTATAGTTAACAGCAACTCTAAGGAATCATGCAGAAAGAGTTTAGAAGATGCCATCATCATGTCTAAGAAACTTACAACTATGTCTGGCACTACAAATGAAACTGGCAGAACTTTGGGATCCGGTTCAACACCTGTAGCATTGATTATTGATGGTACCAGCCTTGTTTATATTCTTGACAGTGAACTCGAAGAAAGG CTCTTCGAGTTAGCCTGTAATTGTTCTGTGGTTTTGTGTTGTCGGGTGGCCCCATTACAGAAAGCCGGAATCGTTTCCCTTGTAAAGAAGAGGACCTCAGACATGACACTTGCCATTGGAGATG GTGCTAATGATGTTTCAATGATCCAAATGGCGGATGTGGGAGTTGGCATCAGTGGCCAAGAGGGTAGGCAAGCTGTAATGGCATCCGATTTTGCAATGGGTCAGTTCAGATTCTTAGTTCCTCTGTTGTTTGTCCATGGGCATTGGAATTACCAGCGGATGGGCTACATGATACTATACAATTTTTACAGGAATGCAGTGTTCGTCCTTGTTCTATTTTG GTATGTGCTCTTCACTGGTTTCACTTTGACCACTGCAATCAATGAGTGGAGCAGTGTGTTGTATTCTGTAATCTACACATCTGTGCCTACAATTGTTGTCGGTATTCTTGACAAGGACCTAAGTCGACTCACACTTTTAAAGCATCCTCAGCTGTATGGGGCTGGGCACCGAGATGAATGCTATAACAAAACACTCTTTTGGATGACAATGCTCGATACTCTCTACCAAAGTGTGGTTGTCTTTTTCATTCCTCTTCTCGCATACTGGGGCAGCACCATTGATGCTTCAAGTATCGGAGATCTTTGGACTCTTGCAGTAGTTATATTGGTTAATTTACACTTGGCCATGGATGTCATCCAATGGAATTGGATAACTCATGCAGCCATTTGGGGATCTATAATCGCAACTTTTATTTGCGTCATCATTATAGATGCTATACCATCTTTAGTTGGTTACTG GGCCATTTTTGAAATTGCGAAAACCAGATTGTTTTGGTGCTGTTTACTTGCCATCATTGTCACTGCACTAATACCTCGATTTGTCGTGAAAGTTCTTTATCAGTTTTACGCACCTTGCGATGTTCAGATTGCACGGGAAGCAGAGAAGTTTTGGGCTCAGAATCAGTCTGCAGCTGTAGAAGTAGAAATGAGTCCGATCTTGGACCATCAAAGGCGATGA
- the LOC105780208 gene encoding DExH-box ATP-dependent RNA helicase DExH3 isoform X2: MEKVLQRRSLRLRNMQRAWQESPEGKKMMEFRKSLPAFKEKERLLQAIARNQVIVISGETGCGKTTQLPQYILESEIETGRGAFCSIICTQPRRISAMAVAERVSSERGEPLGETVGYKVRLEGMKGKNTQLLFCTSGILLRRLLSDRNLNGITHVFVDEIHERGMNEDFLLIVLKDLLPRRQDLRLILMSATLNAELFSNYFGGAPKIHIPGFTYPVRAHFLEDVLEFTGYKLTSFNQIDDYGQEKMWKMQKQLAPRKRKNQITALVEDALNKSSFENYSSRARDSLACWMPDCIGFNLIEAVLCHICRKERPGAVLVFMTGWEDISSLRDQLKAHPLLGDPNRVLLLTCHGSMATSEQKLIFEKPPPNIRKIVLATNMAEASITINDIVFVVDCGKAKETTYDALNNTPCLLPSWISQASARQRRGRAGRVQPGECYHLYPRCVYEAFSEYQLPELLRTPLNSLCLQIKSLQVESIGGFLSAALQAPEPLAVQNAIDFLKMVGALDEKENLTNLGKFLAMLPVDPKLGKMLIMGAIFRCFDPVLTIVSGLSVRDPFLLPQDKKDLAGTAKSRFSAKDYSDHMALVRAYEGWKDAEREGSAYEYCWRNFLSAQTLQAIHSLRKQFGYILKEAGLVDADVAANNKLSHNQSLVRAVICSGLFPGIASVVHRETSMSFKTMDDGQVLLYANSVNARYQTIPYPWLVFGEKVKVNTVFIRDSTGVSDSILMLFGGSLSRGAEVGHLKMLQGYIDFFMDSTLAECYLKLKEELDRLIQKKLQDPSVDILQEGKYLMLAVQELVSGDLCEGRFVFGRASRKPKDSADNSRFTRDGTNPKSLLQTLLMRAGHSPPKYKTKHLKTNEFRALVEFKGMQFVGKPMKNKQLAERDAAVEALAWLTHTSDNSRGDDGSPLDVTDNMLKLLGKRRRSKRR, translated from the exons GAATCACCTGAAGGCAAGAAGATGATGGAATTTCGGAAATCTCTGCCTGCAttcaaggaaaaggaaaggctTCTGCAAGCAATTGCACGTAATCAG GTCATAGTGATATCGGGGGAGACTGGATGTGGCAAGACCACTCAACTTCCACAATACATATTGGAGTCAGAAATAGAAACTGGTCGTGGAGCATTCTGTAGCATAATTTGCACACAGCCTCGAAGAATATCTGCTATGGCAGTTGCAGAAAGAGTGTCTTCAGAAAGAGGAGAGCCACTTGGGGAAACA GTTGGTTATAAAGTTCGATTAGAGGGAATGAAAGGGAAAAATACCCAACTGCTTTTTTGTACCAGTGGAATTTTACTCAGGCGGCTGCTGAGTGACCGGAACTTGAATGGTATAACTCATGTTTTTGTTGATGAAATACATGAGCGAGGAATGAATGAAG ATTTTCTACTTATTGTGTTGAAGGATCTTCTTCCACGTCGCCAAGAtttgagattaattttaatGAGTGCCACTTTGAATGCTGAGCTTTTCTCCAATTATTTTGGCGGGGCACCTAAAATTCACATTCCA GGTTTTACGTATCCGGTCAGGGCACATTTTCTGGAAGATGTTTTGGAATTTACTGGATATAAGTTGACTTCTTTCAATCAAATTGATGATTATGGCCAAGAGAAAATGTGGAAAATGCAGAAGCAACTTGCCCCACGGAAAAGGAAAAACCAGATTACTGCTCTTGTAGAG GATGCTCTCAACAAATCAAGCTTTGAGAATTATAGTTCAAGAGCACGTGATTCTCTTGCATGTTGGATGCCTGATTGCATAGGATTCAATCTTATCGAAGCAGTTCTATGCCATATATGCCGAAAGGAAAGACCAGGTGCTGTGCTAGTATTTATGACTGGTTGGGAAGATATCAGTTCTTTGAGGGATCAACTTAAAGCTCATCCTCTTTTGGGAGATCCTAACAGGGTTCTGCTTCTAACATGCCATGGTTCTATGGCAACATCTGAACAG AAATTAATATTTGAGAAACCGCCTCCCAATATACGTAAAATTGTTCTTGCTACAAATATGGCAGAGGCAAGCATTACAATCAATGATATAGTTTTTGTGGTAGATTGTGGAAAAGCAAAAGAGACCACATACGATGCTCTCAATAATACACCATGTTTGCTACCTTCCTGGATATCTCAAGCATCAGCCCGGCAA AGAAGGGGTAGAGCTGGTCGTGTGCAGCCAGGCGAATGCTACCACCTATATCCAAGATGCGTTTATGAAGCTTTCTCTGAGTATCAACTTCCTGAACTTTTGAGAACTCCTTTGAATTCTCTCTGCTTGCAAATAAAAAGTTTGCAGGTTGAAAGCATTGGAGGATTCTTGTCAGCAGCTTTGCAAGCACCAGAACCATTGGCT GTCCAAAACGCCATTGATTTTCTAAAAATGGTTGGAGCACTAGATGAGAAGGAAAATCTCACTAATCTAG GAAAGTTTTTGGCAATGCTTCCTGTAGATCCCAAGCTTGGGAAAATGCTAATCATGGGTGCCATCTTCCGTTGCTTTGATCCTGTATTAACAATAGTGTCTGGACTTAGTGTCAGGGATCCTTTTCTTTTGCCTCAAGACAAGAAGGAT TTAGCTGGGACAGCCAAGTCTAGATTTTCTGCGAAAGACTACAGTGATCACATGGCTCTTGTCCGTGCTTATGAAGGCTGGAAGGATGCGGAAAGAGAAGGATCAGCATATGAGTATTGTTGGAGAAACTTCCTGTCTGCACAAACTCTTCAGGCTATTCATTCTCTTAGGAAACAATTTGGTTATATTCTAAAAGAAGCTGGCTTGGTAGATGCAGATGTAGCTGCAAACAATAAATTAAGTCACAACCAGTCTCTAGTTCGAGCTGTCATATGCTCTGGACTCTTTCCTGGAATAGCATCTGTAGTG CACAGAGAGACATCAATGTCTTTTAAAACAATGGATGATGGCCAGGTTTTGTTATATGCT AATTCTGTGAATGCACGGTACCAAACAATACCTTATCCGTGGCTAGTGTTTGGTGAAAAAGTAAAGGTCAATACAGTTTTCATACGTGACTCCACTGGCGTATCAGATTCTATATTAATGCTCTTTGGTGGTTCTCTAAGCCGTGGGGCAGAG GTTGGGCATTTGAAAATGTTGCAAGGGTACATTGATTTCTTCATGGATTCTACCTTGGCTGAATGCTATTTGAAGCTCAAAGAAGAACTTGATAGACTTATTCAGAAGAAG CTTCAAGATCCTAGTGTTGATATTCTCCAGGAAGGGAAGTACCTTATGCTTGCAGTTCAAGAGCTAGTGTCTGGAGATTTATGTGAAGGGCGATTTGTTTTTGGCCGTGCAAGTAGGAAGCCCAAGGATTCTGCTGACAACAGTAGATTCACGAGGGATGGAACAAATCCAAAGAGCTTGCTACAGACTTTGTTAATGAGGGCTGGGCACTCACCTCCAAAATACAAGACGAAGCATCTAAAGACAAATGAGTTTAGGGCACTAGTGGAATTCAAAGGAATGCAGTTTGTGGGAAAGCCCATGAAAAACAAGCAGCTTGCTGAGAGGGATGCCGCTGTAGAAGCATTGGCATGGTTGACTCATACCTCTGACAATAGTCGTGGTGATGATGGTTCCCCTCTTGATGTCACTGACAACATGTTAAAACTTTTGGGGAAGCGTCGAAGATCAAAAAGACGATAG
- the LOC105779646 gene encoding glutamate--tRNA ligase, cytoplasmic, with product MEEERIKVLSFPSDSPPLSIIAAAKIAGIALPTQTSTSGSLTLSFSNGLELHGNYVILRYIGRVAAIRNFYGDDAFHAAQIDEWLEYAPTLLLGSEFENACSYMDIYMEKRTFFVSHSFSIADIAIWSGLAGAGQRWESLRKSSKYRNLVRWYNSVSAEYSDALNEVTALYVGKKGLGKQVAAKPKEQKSADGNSSDKVNLGSRPSSEIDLPYAELGKVRLRFAPEPSGYLHIGHSKAALLNQYFAQRYQGEVILRFDDTNPTKESNEFVENLIKDVETLGIKYQKITYTSDYFPKLMDMAEKLIKEGKAYVDDTPREQMQKERMDGIESKCRSNSVEENLKLWKEMIAGSERGLQCCLRGKLDMQDPNKSLRDPVYYRCNPVPHHRIGAKYKLYPTYDFACPFVDAEEGITHALRSSEYHDRNAQYYRIQEDMGMRKVHIYEFSRLNMVYTLLSKRKLLWFVQNGKVDGWDDPRFPTVQGIVRRGLKIEALIQFILEQGASKNLNLMEWDKLWTINKKIIDPVCPRHTAVIEERKVLLTLTDGPDEPFVRIIPRHKKYDGAGEKATTFTKRIWIDYADAEYISVNEEVTLMDWGNAIVKEIIKDQDGNITQLVGVLHLQGSVKTTKLKLTWLAETSELVNLSLVEFDYLITKKKLEEGEDFLDALNPCTKKETAAIGDSNIRNLKQGEILQLERKGYFRCDVPFVRPSKPVVLIAIPDGRQQSMLK from the exons ATGGAGGAAGAAAGGATAAAGGTATTATCATTTCCATCGGATAGCCCTCCACTCTCCATCATTGCCGCCGCTAAGATTGCGGGAATTGCTTTACCGACTCAGACTTCAACATCTGGATCTCTCACTTTGTCTTTCTCAAATGG GCTTGAATTGCATGGAAATTACGTAATTCTCCGTTACATTGGTCGAGTTGCTGCCATTCGTAATTTCTATGGTGATGATGCTTTCCATGCTGCCCAA ATTGATGAGTGGCTGGAGTATGCTCCTACCCTTTTATTGGGTTCTGAGTTTGAGAATGCTTGTAGTTACATGGACATATATATGGAGAAACGCACATTTTTCGTTTCTCATTCTTTCTCCATTGCTGACATAGCTATCTGGTCTGGTCTTGCTG GAGCTGGTCAAAGATGGGAAAGCTTGAGGAAGTCAAGCAAGTACCGAAACCTTGTTCGCTGGTACAATTCTGTTTCTGCAGAATACAGCGATGCCTTGAATGAAGTTACTGCATTGTATGTTGGCAAAAAAGGATTGGGAAAGCAGGTGGCAGCTAAACCAAAAGAGCAAAAGAGTGCTGATGGAAATAGTTCTGATAAGGTGAACTTAGGTAGCAGGCCCTCATCTGAAATAGATCTTCCTTATGCTGAATTGGGAAAGGTGCGATTGAGATTTGCTCCTGAACCTAGTGGTTATCTCCATATAGGGCACTCTAAAGCAGCCTTATTAAATCAATACTTTGCTCAACGGTACCAAGGTGAAGTAATCTTGCGCTTTGATGATACCAATCCCACCAAAGAAAGCAATGAATTTGTAGAAAATCTTATAAAAGATGTTGAGACATTGGGCATCAAGTATCAAAAGATCACCTATACTTCCGATTACTTCCCTAAGTTAATGGATATGGCTGAAAAGTTGATAAAGGAGGGGAAAGCCTATGTGGATGATACGCCACGTGAGCAAATGCAGAAAGAAAGGATGGATGGCATTGAATCAAAATGTAGGAGCAACAGTGTTGAGGAGAATTTAAAGTTATGGAAGGAAATGATTGCTGGCTCTGAAAGAGGTTTGCAGTGCTGTCTTCGTGGGAAGCTGGACATGCAAGACCCAAACAAATCTCTCAGGGATCCAGTTTACTACCGCTGCAATCCTGTTCCCCACCATCGAATTGGAGCCAAGTACAAGTTGTATCCAACATATGATTTTGCTTGTCCATTTGTTGATGCTGAAGAAGGTATAACACATGCACTACGATCTAGTGAGTATCATGATCGCAATGCTCAGTACTATAGGATTCAAGAGGATATGGGAATGCGGAAGGTACACATATACGAGTTTAGTCGATTGAATATGGTCTATACACTTCTCAGTAAGCGTAAGCTTCTCTGGTTTGTGCAAAACGGTAAAGTAGATGGATGGGATGATCCCCGTTTCCCAACTGTCCAAGGAATTGTTCGTCGAGGTCTGAAAATAGAAGCCTTGATACAATTTATTTTGGAACAG GGGGCATCAAAAAATCTCAACCTGATGGAATGGGACAAACTCTGGACAATTAATAAGAAGATCATCGATCCTGTTTGTCCTAGGCATACAGCAGTAATTGAAGAACGAAAGGTACTATTGACCTTAACTGATGGTCCTGATgagccatttgttcgtattatCCCAAGGCATAAGAAATATGATGGTGCTGGAGAGAAAGCAACCACTTTTACTAAGAGGATATGGATAGACTATGCTGATGCAGAGTACATCTCAGTGAATGAGGAGGTAACATTAATGGATTGGGGAAATGCCATCGTGAAAGAAATAATCAAGGATCAGGATGGAAACATAACTCAGTTGGTAGGTGTTTTGCATCTTCAAGGATCTGTCAAGACAACAAAATTGAAGCTCACGTGGCTTGCAGAAACTAGTGAACTTGTAAACCTTTCCTTGGTGGAGTTTGATTATCTAATAACAAAGAAGAAG CTGGAAGAAGGGGAGGATTTCCTAGATGCACTAAACCCATGTACGAAAAAGGAGACAGCAGCAATTGGAGATTCCAACATCCGCAATTTGAAACAAGGAGAGATATTGCAGCTGGAGAGGAAAGGCTACTTCAGATGTGATGTTCCCTTTGTTAGACCTTCAAAACCAGTGGTGTTGATCGCAATTCCAGATGGGCGGCAACAAAGCATGTTGAAGTAG